The following are encoded in a window of Pseudomonas sp. JQ170C genomic DNA:
- a CDS encoding crotonase/enoyl-CoA hydratase family protein produces the protein MTDYQAFKVELNNHIAHVQINRPEKYNAMNAAFWSEIVEIFKWIDETDAVRAVVISGAGKHFSAGIDLMMLANLANELGKDVGRNARTLRRIILRMQASFNAVDSCRKPVLAAIHGYCIGGAIDLISACDMRYCSRDAQFSIKEIDMGMAADVGTLQRLPRIIGDGIMRELAYTGRNVEADEAQRIGLVNRVYDDHDALLDGVFAIAAEIAGKSPIAVAGTKEMISYMRDHRIDDGLDYIATWNAAMLQSTDLRVAVAAHMSKQKPEFAD, from the coding sequence GTGACCGACTACCAGGCATTCAAGGTCGAACTGAACAACCATATCGCCCATGTGCAGATCAACCGCCCGGAAAAGTACAACGCGATGAACGCGGCGTTCTGGAGCGAAATCGTCGAGATCTTCAAGTGGATCGACGAGACCGATGCGGTGCGTGCCGTGGTGATCAGCGGCGCGGGCAAACACTTCTCGGCCGGTATCGACCTGATGATGCTGGCCAATCTGGCCAACGAGCTGGGCAAGGACGTGGGCCGCAACGCCCGCACGCTGCGCCGGATCATTTTGCGCATGCAGGCCTCGTTCAATGCGGTGGACAGCTGCCGCAAACCGGTCCTGGCGGCCATTCACGGTTACTGCATCGGCGGCGCCATCGACCTGATCTCGGCGTGCGACATGCGCTACTGCAGCCGCGACGCGCAGTTCTCGATCAAGGAAATCGACATGGGCATGGCTGCCGACGTGGGCACCTTGCAGCGCCTGCCGCGGATCATCGGCGATGGCATCATGCGCGAGCTGGCCTACACCGGGCGTAATGTCGAGGCCGACGAGGCCCAGCGCATCGGCCTGGTGAATCGGGTCTACGATGACCATGACGCCTTGCTCGACGGAGTCTTTGCCATTGCTGCCGAAATTGCGGGAAAATCCCCGATTGCCGTGGCCGGCACCAAGGAAATGATCAGCTATATGCGCGATCACCGTATCGACGATGGCCTGGACTACATTGCCACCTGGAACGCCGCCATGTTGCAATCCACGGATCTGCGGGTGGCCGTGGCTGCCCACATGAGCAAACAGAAACCCGAGTTCGCCGACTGA
- a CDS encoding histidine phosphatase family protein has protein sequence MGSIYLIRHGQASFGADDYDVLSPVGIRQSEALGEHLAQLGLRLDRCLAGDLRRQQDTARLALAAMHTAGCEVPLLETDAAFNEFDADDVIRSLLPGLLPEEPEALHILRNGTQNRREFQRLFALLIQRWHGGEHESDCLESWQGFVERVDGGLSRVLQQADSNDNIAIFTSGGTIAALLHRVTRITASQAFELNWQIINTSLSQLKFRGREVALASFNSQAHVQLLKVPELITYR, from the coding sequence GTGGGCAGCATCTACCTGATTCGACATGGCCAGGCTTCCTTTGGTGCAGACGACTATGACGTCCTCTCGCCCGTGGGCATCCGCCAGAGTGAAGCACTCGGCGAACACCTGGCCCAGTTGGGGTTGCGCCTCGACCGCTGCCTGGCGGGCGACCTGCGTCGCCAGCAGGACACCGCACGCCTGGCCCTGGCGGCCATGCACACGGCAGGCTGCGAGGTACCGCTGCTGGAAACCGATGCGGCGTTCAATGAGTTCGACGCCGACGATGTGATCCGCAGCCTGCTCCCGGGCCTGCTGCCCGAAGAGCCCGAGGCCTTGCATATCCTGCGCAACGGCACGCAGAACCGTCGCGAGTTCCAGCGCCTGTTCGCCCTGCTTATCCAGCGCTGGCATGGCGGTGAGCATGAAAGTGATTGCCTGGAGTCCTGGCAGGGTTTTGTCGAGCGGGTCGATGGCGGCCTTTCGCGCGTACTGCAGCAAGCGGACAGCAATGACAACATTGCCATTTTTACTTCAGGCGGCACCATTGCCGCCTTGCTTCACCGGGTAACCCGTATCACTGCCAGCCAGGCGTTCGAGCTCAACTGGCAGATCATCAACACCTCGCTCAGCCAGCTGAAGTTTCGTGGCCGCGAGGTGGCCCTGGCTTCCTTCAACAGCCAGGCCCATGTGCAGCTGTTGAAGGTGCCGGAACTCATCACCTACCGATGA
- the nudC gene encoding NAD(+) diphosphatase, with product MAVRWTTAVLDTNLAGGWAVARSREGFLVDDNGALFPRDWLKRQALDVLFEHGIGHFDGQPVYLLELRAPQAVAGCSWRGLRQFMLEGDFDTYKILGYAAQIGTWAREHRFCGSCGQPMQQIHWERAMFCEPCDLRSYPRISPSMIVLITRGDEILLARSPRFVTGVYSTLAGFAEPGESAEDCLVREVREEVAIEVQNIQYVGSQCWPFPHSMMLGFHAEYAGGEIVMQPDEIEDAQWFRVDALPPLPAGRSIARYLIDLYVARRLGLAEPVLPR from the coding sequence ATGGCAGTGCGTTGGACCACCGCGGTACTGGACACAAACCTCGCTGGCGGCTGGGCGGTAGCCCGTAGCCGCGAGGGCTTTCTGGTTGACGACAACGGCGCGCTGTTCCCGCGCGACTGGCTCAAGCGGCAAGCGCTGGACGTATTGTTCGAGCACGGCATCGGCCATTTTGATGGTCAGCCGGTGTACCTGCTCGAACTCCGGGCCCCGCAGGCGGTGGCCGGTTGCAGCTGGCGCGGGTTGCGCCAGTTCATGCTTGAAGGCGACTTCGATACCTACAAGATTCTTGGCTATGCCGCCCAGATCGGCACCTGGGCGCGCGAGCACCGCTTTTGCGGCAGCTGCGGTCAGCCCATGCAGCAGATCCACTGGGAGCGGGCGATGTTCTGCGAGCCCTGCGACCTGCGCAGCTACCCGCGCATTTCGCCGAGCATGATCGTGCTGATCACCCGTGGCGATGAAATCCTCCTGGCCCGTTCACCGCGCTTTGTCACCGGCGTCTACAGCACCCTGGCGGGCTTTGCCGAGCCTGGCGAATCAGCCGAGGACTGCCTGGTGCGCGAAGTGCGCGAGGAAGTGGCGATCGAGGTGCAGAACATCCAGTACGTCGGCAGCCAGTGCTGGCCGTTCCCGCATTCGATGATGCTGGGCTTTCATGCCGAGTACGCGGGCGGGGAGATCGTCATGCAGCCGGACGAGATCGAAGACGCCCAGTGGTTCCGGGTCGATGCGCTGCCGCCGTTGCCGGCGGGGCGCTCGATCGCCCGGTACCTGATCGACCTGTACGTGGCGCGTCGCTTAGGCCTGGCCGAACCAGTGCTGCCACGCTAG
- a CDS encoding phosphotransferase family protein codes for MTLTDQSTQVRPGEELDAAVIDPYLKAHIAGLSGSPSISQFPGGASNLTYLVQYPEREFVLRRPPFGHKAKSAHDMGREFRILNQLNSGFPYCPKAYVHCTDESLIGGEFYVMDRVKGIILRSDLPPELGLDAERTEALCKSFIDRMVELHQVDYHACGLGDLGKPEGYVQRQIEGWASRYEKALTPDAPRWEKVIAWLHEKMPADHPKPAIVHNDYRFDNVILDAENPMRIIGVLDWEMTTIGDPLMDLGNTLAYWIEASDPAPMQLMRRQPSNAPGMLTRQQFVDYYAQRAGIQIDNYDFYYTYGLFRLAGIVQQIYYRFFHGQTQDKRFAQFIHMNKLLEHMSLQVIATSSL; via the coding sequence ATGACGCTCACTGATCAGTCCACCCAGGTCCGCCCCGGCGAAGAGCTCGATGCCGCCGTGATCGACCCGTACCTCAAGGCGCACATCGCCGGTTTGAGTGGCTCGCCCAGCATCAGCCAGTTTCCCGGTGGCGCCTCGAACCTGACCTACCTGGTGCAGTACCCCGAGCGCGAATTTGTCCTGCGCCGCCCGCCCTTCGGCCACAAGGCCAAGTCGGCCCATGACATGGGCCGCGAGTTCCGCATCCTCAACCAGCTCAACAGCGGTTTCCCCTACTGCCCCAAGGCGTATGTGCACTGCACCGATGAGTCGCTGATCGGCGGCGAGTTCTACGTGATGGACCGGGTCAAGGGCATCATCCTGCGCTCGGACCTGCCGCCTGAGCTGGGGCTCGATGCCGAACGCACCGAGGCGCTGTGCAAGAGCTTCATCGACCGCATGGTCGAACTGCACCAGGTGGACTACCACGCCTGCGGCCTGGGTGACCTGGGCAAGCCCGAAGGCTATGTGCAACGCCAGATCGAAGGCTGGGCCAGCCGCTATGAAAAGGCCCTGACCCCGGATGCACCGCGCTGGGAAAAGGTCATCGCCTGGCTGCACGAGAAGATGCCGGCCGACCACCCCAAGCCTGCCATCGTTCACAACGACTACCGCTTCGACAACGTCATCCTCGATGCCGAAAACCCCATGCGCATCATCGGCGTGCTCGACTGGGAAATGACCACCATTGGCGATCCGCTCATGGACCTGGGCAACACCTTGGCCTACTGGATCGAAGCCAGCGACCCGGCGCCGATGCAACTGATGCGCCGCCAGCCCAGCAATGCGCCGGGCATGCTCACCCGCCAGCAGTTCGTCGACTACTACGCCCAACGCGCCGGCATCCAGATCGACAACTACGACTTCTACTACACCTATGGCCTGTTCCGCCTGGCCGGCATCGTCCAGCAGATCTACTACCGGTTCTTCCATGGCCAGACCCAGGACAAGCGCTTCGCCCAGTTCATCCATATGAACAAGCTGCTGGAGCACATGAGCCTGCAGGTCATCGCCACGTCCAGCCTCTGA
- a CDS encoding SCP2 sterol-binding domain-containing protein produces MSDVAKAVEAMKAKFNPAAAAGLDLIFGFNITDEDKHYALIVKDGTCEIQEGENADANCTLVLDSETLKGIVSGDTDGMQAFMGGKLRVEGDMMLSMKLSELFPA; encoded by the coding sequence ATGAGCGATGTAGCAAAAGCCGTCGAAGCGATGAAAGCCAAGTTCAACCCAGCTGCCGCTGCCGGCCTGGACCTGATCTTCGGTTTCAACATCACCGACGAAGACAAGCACTACGCCCTGATCGTCAAGGATGGCACCTGCGAAATCCAGGAAGGCGAAAACGCCGACGCCAACTGCACCCTGGTGCTGGACAGCGAAACCCTCAAGGGTATCGTCAGCGGCGACACCGACGGCATGCAGGCCTTCATGGGCGGCAAGCTGCGCGTTGAAGGCGACATGATGCTGTCGATGAAACTCAGCGAGCTGTTCCCGGCCTGA
- a CDS encoding SDR family oxidoreductase — MSKTQLFDLDGKIAFVSGASRGIGEAIAHLLAQQGAHVIVSSRKLDGCQQVADAIIAAGGKATAVACHIGEMEQISQVFAGIREQFGRLDILVNNAATNPQFCNVLDTDLGAFQKTIDVNIRGYFFMSVEAGKLMREHGGGSIINVASINGVSPGVFQGIYSVTKAAVINMTKVFAKECAPFGIRCNALLPGLTDTKFASALVKNDAILNTALQQIPLKRVADPKEMAGAVLYLASDASSYTTGVALNVDGGFLS, encoded by the coding sequence ATGTCCAAGACCCAACTGTTCGACCTCGACGGCAAGATCGCCTTCGTTTCCGGCGCCAGCCGCGGTATCGGCGAAGCCATTGCCCACCTGCTGGCCCAGCAAGGCGCCCATGTGATCGTCTCCAGCCGCAAGCTCGACGGCTGCCAGCAAGTGGCCGACGCGATCATCGCCGCCGGTGGCAAGGCCACGGCCGTTGCCTGCCATATTGGTGAAATGGAGCAGATCAGCCAGGTCTTCGCCGGTATCCGCGAACAGTTCGGTCGCCTGGACATCCTGGTCAACAACGCGGCGACCAATCCGCAATTCTGCAACGTGCTGGACACTGATCTGGGCGCCTTCCAGAAGACCATCGATGTGAACATCCGCGGCTACTTCTTCATGTCGGTCGAAGCCGGCAAGCTGATGCGCGAGCACGGAGGCGGCAGCATCATCAACGTGGCGTCGATCAATGGTGTGTCACCGGGGGTCTTCCAGGGGATCTACTCGGTGACCAAGGCTGCGGTGATCAACATGACCAAGGTCTTCGCCAAGGAATGCGCGCCGTTCGGCATTCGTTGCAATGCCCTGCTGCCGGGCCTGACCGACACCAAGTTCGCCTCGGCGCTGGTCAAGAACGATGCGATCCTCAACACCGCGCTGCAGCAGATTCCGCTCAAGCGCGTGGCCGATCCCAAGGAAATGGCCGGTGCCGTGCTGTACCTGGCCAGCGATGCCTCAAGCTACACCACGGGCGTGGCGCTGAACGTGGATGGCGGGTTCCTGTCCTGA
- a CDS encoding TSUP family transporter, translated as MPFELSVDLTTLAILAAVAFVAGFIDAIAGGGGLLTTPALLTAGMPPHLVLGTNKLSSTFGSATAGFTYYRRKLFHPAQWRHALAGTFVGALIGAVVAHYLPAEWLNKMLPVIVFLCGVYLLFGGTPKAPLDADVPVKKKWQLPQGLTLGFYDGVAGPGTGAFWTVSTLLLYPIDLVKASGVARSMNFVSNAAALSVFIFSGQVDWLVGLSMGSALMVGAFFGARTAISGGSKFIRPVFITVVLALTVRLAWQHWFGQA; from the coding sequence ATGCCCTTTGAACTCAGCGTAGACCTCACCACCCTCGCCATTCTCGCCGCTGTCGCCTTTGTTGCCGGATTCATCGATGCCATTGCCGGAGGCGGTGGCCTGCTGACCACCCCCGCCCTGCTGACCGCCGGGATGCCACCGCACCTGGTGCTGGGCACCAACAAGCTCAGCTCGACCTTTGGTTCGGCGACCGCCGGATTCACCTACTACCGACGCAAACTGTTCCACCCAGCCCAGTGGCGACACGCCCTGGCCGGCACCTTTGTCGGCGCCCTGATCGGTGCCGTGGTCGCCCACTACTTGCCGGCCGAATGGCTGAACAAGATGCTGCCGGTGATCGTCTTCCTGTGTGGTGTCTACCTGCTGTTCGGTGGCACGCCCAAGGCGCCGCTGGATGCCGATGTACCGGTGAAGAAAAAATGGCAACTGCCCCAGGGCCTGACCCTGGGTTTCTATGATGGGGTAGCCGGCCCGGGCACCGGTGCGTTCTGGACCGTCAGCACCCTGCTGCTCTACCCCATTGATCTGGTCAAGGCCAGCGGTGTGGCGCGCAGCATGAACTTCGTCAGTAATGCCGCGGCACTGTCGGTGTTCATCTTTTCCGGTCAGGTCGACTGGCTGGTGGGGCTGTCGATGGGCTCGGCGCTGATGGTCGGCGCGTTCTTCGGCGCGCGTACCGCCATCAGCGGCGGCAGCAAGTTCATCCGCCCGGTGTTCATCACCGTGGTGCTGGCGCTGACCGTGCGCCTAGCGTGGCAGCACTGGTTCGGCCAGGCCTAA